The Anaerotignum propionicum DSM 1682 sequence GCGAGATGTACCAGATTGTATGTAAAGCTATCAAAATTATCAATTACCACAATCATAGGTCATTTGCCTCCTTTGCGTTTATAATGGCGTTTATGACTGCCTTAGCTTTGTTCTCACTCTCCAAATATTCGGATTCACCCACGCTGTCCGCCACAATGCCGCCCCCTGCCTGAACAAAAACCTTGTTGTTTTTTTTCACTGCCATACGAATGGCAATGCAAGTATCCAAGTTCCCTGTAAAATCAATGTATCCCAATGCCCCCCCATAAATCCCTCTGGGGCATCGTTCCGTTTCCTCAATGATCTCGCAAGCTCTCACCTTTGGTGCACCGGAAAGGGTTCCTGCGGGAAGAATTGCCTTGACTGCATCGTAAGCATCTAGCCCCTCTCTCAGTTCTCCATTCACTTCAGAACAAATGTGCATGATTTTTGAATATTTTATGACCTTCATATATTCAGCAACAGAAACCGTTAAGGGCTTTGCTATCCTACCAATATCGTTCCTCGCCAAATCCACCAGCATATTGTGCTCAGAAAGCTCTTTTTCATCTGCCATCAACTCTTTTTCAAAAGCTGTATCCTCTTCCTCTGTCAACCCCCTTGGTCTCGACCCTGCAATGGGGAAGGTGGAAATCTTTCCATCCCGAAGCTTTACAAGTGTCTCGGGGGAGGCAGAAAGTATCTGGGTATTATCACATTGCATAAACACCATGTAAGGTGATGGGTTTGTGGTTCTAAGCACTCGATAGGCATTGAGTAAACTGTCGTTGTAATCCGTTTCAAAACGCCTTGAGATAACTGCCTGAAAAATATCTCCATCGTAGATATATTCTTTCACCCGTTCCACAGCCTGACAAAATTCCTCTTTCGTAAAATTGCAAGTGAAATGGGGCACGCTTTTTGTAGTCTCTCTTTCTGTAGGCATCTGATTTGTTATAAACGCTGAGAGATTTTCTATCTCCGATATTGCCTCACCATAGTTTTCTAAAACCTGATCTGTTTTCATGTTCACAATAATTTGTATTTTTTGCTTCAAGTGGTCATAGGCAATGACCTTATCAAAAAGCATAAAATCATAATCGTCTATTTCATCTTTGGAAATATCCAATGTTGGTTCACAATAACCAATCACGGAATAGGCAAAATATCCAACCAAGCCGCCTGTAAAAGGAGGCATATCAGGCAGCTTTGGCGCTTTATATTGCTTCATTAGCTTCCTAAGTGCCTCAAAAGGCTCCTCTCCAATTAGTTTTCGCTCTCCGTTTTCTTCTACCACCACCGCGCCATTCCTGCAGGTAATACGCATAATGGGATTAAAACCAAGAAAGGAATATCTGCCCCACTTTTCCCCTCCCTCTATGCTTTCCAGAAGAAAATATCGGTGATGATGCTTGGAAATTCTTCTTAACAAAGAAATCGGTGTGATCACATCAGCGTAAATCTCCTTTGCAATGGGTATCATTTCATATTTTTCTGCCAGCTTGCTAATTGTTTCTGCGTTTGGTTTCATGCTCATAATGGCGCTCCTTTCGATTTTTGGTAATAAAAAAAGCCTTTGCCCCTTAACCAAGGGACAAAAGCTTATAGCCTCTGCGATACCACCCAAATTACCTGTATTAAAAAAATACAGATCACTCATTTTATGTACAAACATACACACCCCACTGATAACGGACAGGGTTCCCGTCGGACATTACTTTCGCCTAAGCGATTTCTTTCCGCCCTCACAAGTCCATTCGGAACAACAACACTGCCGCTTCACACCATCCAACGACTCTCTGAAAGTGATTTGTTATGCCTACTCTTCTTGTTCTACGGTTTCAATTTTTGCTAATTGTAGCACTTGCATTTTTCTCTGTCAAGTATTTCATTTAATAATATTTAGTTATATTTAAAAATATACCTAAATTTTCTTATGAAAATGATTTTTATTCTGATTTTTCCATAAATATTTTTCTTTTTCACACAATGAAAATAAATCGCATTATGAATGGTAAAACCCTGCAAACTAAGCATGTTTAATAATATAAAAAGGCTGTGCCCATTCCTTAGCACAACCCTTTTGCTTAGTCAATGTATCTCTTAAACAAATATTTCGCCCTTCAAATACAGTATGGCGCCGCCACGAATTTGTACCCGTTCCCCTGCGTTCTTGCAGTGCAATACGCCACCCCTTTGGGAAACCTGCTTTGCAACCATCTCTTCCTTACCCAATTTATTCGCCCAATAAGGAATCAAGGTGCTGTGGGCAGAGCCTGTAACGGGGTCTTCGTCAATTCCTGCTTTTGGCACAAAACATCTGGAAACAAAGTCAAATTCTGTCCCCTTTGCAGTTGCCACCAAAAGCATACCTTCTTTCAGCTTCTCTACTTTCTCAAAATCAGGCTTTAACTCTATTACACTTTTTTCATCCTCCAGCAATAAAATTAAATCTCTTGATAAGTATGCCTCTAAAGGCCTTGCGCCAATGGCTTTTTCCATTTCTTCTGTCACCTTAATCTCCATAGGCATCCAGCTGGGAAAATCCATTTCAAGCAAGTCACCACTTTTCGTCACAGTTAAAATACCGCTTAATGTGGAAAACTCCATTTTCACAACCTCTTTATCTATAAAATTGGCAACAACAAAAGCTGCTCCTAAAGTTGCATGGCCGCAAAGGTCAATCTCCACTATTGGCGTAAACCATTTTAAATCATATTTTCCCAATTCTCTCTTGAAAACAAATGCCGTTTCCGATAAATTATTCTCTGCGGCAATACTCTGCATCATTTCTTTTGACAATTGCTCCTCCAGAACACAGACTCCTGCAGGATTTCCCCCAAACACATTTTCCGCAAAGGCATCCACAACGAAATATTTCATAAATATCGCTCCTCTCCTTGATAATTTGTATAAATGCATCTATAATGCAATTATAATTTGCATATTGTATGGCTTCAAGGAGGAAATTGTATGTCATACAAAAAAGGAGAAAAAGTATGCCTGTCAATTCATTTGAAGATTATCCTATGTCTTGGAAACCGGAAAAGTCAAAATTAACACAGCCATTATATCTTTCTTTGGCAAAGCTTTTGGAGCAAGATATTAAAGACGGTACATTGGTACCCCATACAAAGCTGCCTCCCCAAAGGGAACTTGCAGACTATTTGGATATCAATTTAAGCACAGTTACAAAAGCCTTCAAGCTCTGTCAGTTAAATGGGTTTCTATATGCCGTTATCGGCAGAGGTACATTCGTATCTCCAAATGCCGGTGTTTCCATCGCCATACAAGATACCAAAACAAATCGAAATACCATTGAATTCGGGATTATTAAACCATTGGATTTCATGAATCAATATACAGAAGATGCAATGAAAAAAGTTCTGGCAAACAGTTCGGTGGATTCCCTTTTGGACTATAGCGCCCCCTTCGGCTCTCCCTATCAAAAAAGTGCAGCATTAAAGTGGTTTTCTAAATTCGGGCTACATCCCCATGCAGAAGATATTTTTTTTACCACTGGAGGCCAAAATGCCTTTGCGGTTGTGCTTATTACGTTATTTCACCATGGAGATAAAATTGCAACAGACCGCTTTACTTATTCCAACTTTATTGAGCTTGCAAATATGCTAAATATTAAGCTTGTGCCCATTCAAGGGGATGAAAAAGGAATTCTTCCCGAGGATTTAGAAATGCAATGTCGCTTGCAAGGGATACAGGGCGTATATCTCGTTCCTACCTATAGCAATCCCGTGGGAACCTTAATGGATACCCCCCGAAAAGAGGCCTTGGCAAAAATCATCAGAAACCAACACCTAACCCTGATTGAAGATGATATTTATGCATTTCTGGCACCGCCGGATTATGTACCCCTTTCGGTATTCTGCCCCCAAGAGGGCTGTTATATTGCTAGCCTATCAAAATCAATTTGCCCGGGGCTGCGGGTTGCAATCATGTCTGTGCCCCATCGCTTTACTGCCCTGATTGCCCGAGGTATTTTTAATATCAATGTGAAAACCTCATCAATTAGTATTGAAACTGGGGCATATATGATTCATACCGGCATAGCCGAGGAGATTATAGAAAAAAAGAAATCTCTGGCTTACAAAAGAAATTTGATTTTCGAACAATATTTTCCCAGTATCTCCCCTACACCACTCTCCTTTTGCCGTTGGCTACCCTTGCCCCAGGCTCTTTATGATTTGCCTATGGAGCAGTTAGCTATGGAAGAAGGAATACATTTGTTTCACTCAAATCGTTTTTTAGTAGGAACGCCCCCTAAGGAGCAATTCCTTCGCATTGCCATTTCCTCTGCGGATACAAAAGAGGATTTAGAATATGGCTTAGAAAAGCTAAAAAGACTTTTGTTTGAGGATGAACGTAAAGTAAATGATTTTACCATCATTATTTAATCACATAAGTATTTTTCTTATATTCTATCCTCAGAAAAAAGTGTAAATAATATCTGCAATTAAAGATTCATCTATTTAAATAAATACGAATGTAGTTCCACAAAAAAAGGATTATTCCAATAAGAAGAATAATCCTTTTTCTCTATTCCTGCCCTACCAAATCTTCCTCTGCTGGGTTCACATGCACCATACAATGCTTAACTTCTTGAAAATTATTTTCAATTGCTTCATGTACTTGCTCTGCAATGGTATGAGCCTCGCTTAATGTCATATGTCTGTTGGCGGCAATTTCCACATCTACATAGATTCTGGCGCCAAATAAGCGGGTTTGCATTTGGTCGATGCCCGTTACGCCTTCTTGGGAAAGAATAATGTCACGCATGCGTTCCACAGTCTCATTGTCACAGGCAGTATCCAGCATTTTATTAATAGCATCCATAAAAATATCATAAGCTGCCTTCACAATAAAAACACAGATAATGACGCTTGCCAAAGGGTCACATATAGGATAGCCTAATCTTGCACCGATAATACCAACCATACTCCCTATGGAGGACATAGCATCAGAGCGATGATGCCATGCATCTGCCATCAAAGCGCCTGAATTCACCTTGTTTGCCGCAGCTCTGGTATACCAATACATACCTTCCTTCACAACGATGGATACAATTGCCGCAATCAAAGCCAATATTCCCGGCATTGCCAAGTTCAACTCATTGGCATGAATGATTTTCAGAACACCTTCATAACCAATGACAATCCCTGTTGCACATAAAATGCCCGCTAGAATCAATGCCGCAACGCATTCAATCCTCTCATGCCCATATTGATGATGCTCATCTGACTCCTTGGCTGATAATTTGTATCCTATCATGACAACAATGGTACTAAGTACATCTGACGCAGAATGAATACCGTCAGAAATCATGGCGCCAGAACTGGCGATCACACCTGCTGCCACCTTGCCAACGGACAAAATAATATTTGCTATCATGGATTTTGCGGATACGCTCATTACAATTTTCTCATTTTCTTCAGCATTGCTTTTCTCTGCTTCCAAAATAAAACCCTCCATTTTCAATTCTATTTTATTCTATCCAAATGTAGGCGAGAAAATAATATAAAAAACGCCCACAAGGAACATATTACTGTCCCGCAGGCGTTTATCTGCTGCTGCTTGCCCGGCCACATGGCTATTATGCCATTGCCTGATCAGTTCTTAACATTCTAATATAAGAAACTGTTTTTTTCAAGTATTATTTTTAAATAATGCTTTCCTGTTTTTACTCCTTAAACAGATCTTTCATTTTTTCTGAAAAAGATTTTTTTTCTTCGGAGGCACTCTTACTTTCATTGGTATTTACAGCCTCATCTTTATAAAACTGACGCAACAAATCTTTCTGTTTCTCATTCAAATCTATAGGAATCTGCACCTTCAAAGTTACAACCTGGTTTCCACGAACCTTGGGATTTCTTAAATTGGGGACACCAACACCCCTTAAAGTCACTACTGTTTCCGGTTGTGTTCCAGGCTTAACGCTATATTTCTGCTCACCGTCAATGGTTTTGATTGTGATTTCGCCACCTAACGCCGCCTGTACAAAGGTAATGGGCACATCGCAATACACATCAAATCCCTTTCTGATAAACATAGGGTCTGGCTGTACATAAACGGTTACCAGTAAATCGCCGTAGCCACCGCCATTTTCACCAATTTCCCCTTTGTTTGCCAAACGAATGGTCTGACCGTTATCGATGCCCTTGGGAATGTTCACTTCATATTTCTTATTCTTCTTCACCTTACCTGTACCGCGGCAAGTGGAACATGGATCTTTAATAATCTTCCCGGTACCTTGACATTGGCTGCAAGTACGCACTGAGGTAACCGAACCAAACATGGACTGTTGAACAAATCTCTCCTGTCCTGTGCCATTGCATTTCGGGCAGCTTTCTGCATGGGTACCAGTCTTTGCTCCAGTTCCATGGCAAGTTTCACATTCATCGTATATACTTACGGAAATTTCCTTTGTGCAGCCAAATGCCGCCTCTGCAAAGCTAAGCTGAATATTTACATTTATATCATTCCCACGTCTTGGGCCGGTTCTGCGGGTGCTTCCGCTAAATCCACCAAAGCCGAACATGCTGCCGAAAATATCGCCCAAATCTCCCATATCAAACCCTTGGCCATAAAATCCACCGCCTGCACCGCCCTGTTCAAAAGCAGAATGGCCAAACTGGTCATATTGCGCTCTTTTTTGAGAATCGCTCAGAACTTCATAGGCTTCATTGACTTCTTTAAACTTTGCCTCAGCCTCTTTATCTCCGGGGTTTTGGTCAGGATGATATTTCACTGCCATTTTACGATAAGCCTTTTTTAGCTCTGCGTCAGAAGCGCCTTTGCCTACCCCCAGTATTTCATAATAATCTCTTTTCTCTGCCAACTTCCTCACCACCTTATTCCTTCAAGGTCTATTTACAGCAAAAGCAGGGGCGGATAACCGCCCTTGCCATGCAGAACTCTTTTATTTTACAGTTCTTTGCCTTCGCCGTCAACCACATTTGGGTCCGCACCGTTAGGGTCTGCACCCTGAGCTGCCTGTGCCTGCTGATACAACTTTTCAGAAATCTTGTAGAATTCCTGGGTCAACGCTTCTGTTGCGGCTTTCAGCCTCTCTACATCAGCCTCTGTCATTGTTTCAGCGTTCATATCCTTTGCTGTATCTTTCAATTTGCTCAATTCAGCTTCTACAGCGCTCTTTTCTTCATCACTCAGCTTGCCTTCCAGCTCGCCCAGTGTCTTTTCTGTCTGGAAGATCAAAGAATCTGCTTCATTTTTTGCATCAATTGCTTCTTTTCTCTTTCTGTCATCTTCTGCAAACTGTTCTGCTTCTTTTACTGCCTTTTCGATTTCATCATCGCTGAGGTTAGAACCTGCGGTAATGGTGATTTTCTGTTCCTTGCCTGTGCCCAAATCCTTAGCGGAAACGTTTACAATACCGTTGGCATCAATATCGAAGGATACTTCAATCTGAGGAACACCACGTCTTGCTGGAGCAATGCCATCCAGTTTAAAGCGTCCCAATGTTTTATTATCCTTAGCCAAAGGTCTTTCACCCTGTACAACGTGGATATCAACTGCTGTTTGATTATCGTCTGCTGTGGAAAAAACCTGTTTTTTGTTTGTAGGGATTGTAGTATTTCTGTCGATGAGCTTTGTTGCAACCCCACCCAATGTCTCAATACCTAAGGATAGAGGTGTAACGTCTAACAGAAGCACACTGCCTGCACCCTCATCACCTGCTAATTTACCACCCTGGATTGCCGCACCAACTGCAACGCACTCATCAGGGTTAATGCCCTTGAAAGGCTCTTTTCCTGTATATTTTTTCACTGCATCCTGTACAGATGGCATTCTTGTGGAACCACCAACCAATAATACCTTGTCAATTTCACTTGCGTTAAGTCCTGCATCAGACAATGCCTGACGAACTGGGCCCATAGTACCATCAACCAAGTCAGCTGTTAATTCATCAAATTTTGCTCTGCTAAGGGTAACATCCAAGTGCTTAGGACCATCCTGATTCATAGTGATGAAAGGAAGGTTGATGTTGGTTGTGGTTACTGTAGAAAGCTCTTTTTTCGCTTTTTCCGCAGCTTCTTTCAATCTCTGCATTGCCATTTTGTCTTTGCTTAAATCCATGCCTTCAGCCTTTTTAAATTCAGCCACTAAAAAGTCAATGACTCTCTGGTCGAAATCATCGCCACCCAAACGAGTGTTACCATTTGTGGAAAGAACCTCGATAACGCCATCACCAATTTCAATAATGGAAACGTCGAATGTACCGCCGCCCAAGTCGTAAACCATAATTTTCTGTTCATGTTCGTTATCCAAACCGTATGCCAATGCGGCAGATGTAGGCTCGTTGATAATACGCTTTACTTCCAAGCCCGCAATACGACCAGCATCCTTTGTTGCCTGTCTCTGAGCATCATTAAAATAAGCAGGAACCGTAATAACCGCCTCAGAAACAGTTTCGCCCAAATAGCTTTCTGCATCCGCTTTTAATTTCTGCAAAACCATTGCGGAAATCTCCTGAGGAGAATAGCCTTTTCCTTCAATATCTACTTTGTAGTTTTCGCCCATTCTTCTTTTGATAGAGCTGATTGTATTATCAGGGTTTGTAATCGCCTGACGCTTTGCAGTCTCACCAACCAGTCTTTCACCGTTTTTTGCAAAACCAACAACGGAAGGAGTTGTTCTTGCACCATCACTGTTTACAATAACAACAGGCTGACCGCCTTCCATAACTGCAACGCAAGAGTTGGTTGTTCCTAAGTCAATACCAATAATTTTTCCCATAACCTTATCCTCCTATTAATCAATTAATCTCTTATTTTTTTAGTTAGCGACCTTCACCATACTATGGCGTATGACTTTGTCTTTATATTGATAACCCTTTAGCATTTCCAGAATAATCTCATTTTCTCCATAGTTTTCATCATCTTCATGGGCTACCGCCGCATGTAAGTTGGGGTCAAATTTTTCACCCAAGGCTTTAATTTCTTCTACGCCCAAACCATGTAAAATCTCCTGAAATTGCTTTAAGATCATTTGTACACCTTTCAAGAAACTATCGTTTTCTTCCGCCTTGCCTTCTTGTGCTGCAACAGCTCTTTCTAAATTATCAACTACACTTAAAAGCTTTTCTACTGTATCTCTCACACCATCATCATACATTGTTGCTTTTTCCTTCATGGTGCGTTTGCGGAAGTTATCAAATTCAGCCAAGCTTCGCTGGTACTTATCAAAATTCTCCGCCGCCTGCTGTTCCAGTTTCGCAATCTTTTCTGAAGTATCGTCAACGATTTCGCCTTCTGTCACTTCTGATTCCTGTTCTTCTTGTTCTGTGGTTTCAACCATTTCTTCCTGTAAAATTTCTTCCTGTAATACCTCTTCTTTCAAGGCCTCTTCTCTGTCTTTATTTTCTGCCACTTCATTCCCTCTTTTCTCTAACCATCTTTATTGTCTTTATTATTATTATCCGTCAGATTTCGCAATACTCTCTCAATATTTTTCACCATTCCGTTTAAAACGGAAACCACTTGGGAGTAATCCATTCTAGTTGGTCCAACAATGCCGATGGTACCTCTGGTATCATCACTCAGCTTATAAGTTGCCGTAATTACACTGCAATCCTTCATGCCTTGCACAGTATTTTCACTGCCAATTAATATTTGCAGATCATTGCATTTGCTTTCTTCCAGCAAGGTAACCAAAACATCCTTTTCCTCTAAAGTCTGGAATAACGACTTGGCCTTGCTGATATCTGAAAACTCGGGAAAGGCTAACATATTTTTTGCACCACTCATATGAACTTGAACCTTTTCCGCCGCTTGCATGGTATTCTCCAAAGCTCTTAAGATTGGCCCTAGCAGACCCTTATAGTCTCCCAGCTCAATTTGCAAACGCTGGATGACCCCTTGATCAATCTGCTGTAATGCACAGCCTTGAAAAGCCCTGTTTAGATACGTTCCAATTTGAAATATAATATCGTCATCCGGCGCTGTTCCCACTTTAATTACATGGTTTTTCATAAAATTATCTTCTGTTACAATAACCAAAAGCACAGAAGCCATATCCAGGGGCAGCAACCGTATTTGTTTAATTCTTGCCCTTTGTCCCACAGGCTCGGAAATAAAGGTGGTGTAGTTTGTCAAAGCGGAAAGCACCTTTGCTGTTTCCTCCATAAGATAATCAATTTGGCTGATATCTCTGGAAATAACACTTTGTAAATAACCTTGTTCATCTAAGCTTAATTCTCGTTTTTGCATCAAGTGATCCACATAAAGCCTATATCCCAAATCTGAGGGGATACGCCCCGAGGAAGCATGAGGCTGCATAATAAAGCCCATCTCCTCCAAATCGCTCATTTCATTGCGAATTGTTGCAGAACTGATACCAAGGTTATATTTTTTTGCTATAGTTCTGGAGCCGACTGGTTCCGCCGTTTCAATATAGTCATTGATAATTGCCTGTAATATCTGAATTTTTCTGTCATTCAACGACATCTGAGCCGCCTCCTCTTTTACATTGTTAGCACTCACTTAGCACGAGTGCTAATTCATATACATAAGATAGCACTTGACACCTTATATGTCAAGCGCAAATTGTAAATTTATTATAATTTTACCAAAGAAAAATATTAAGATTTATTTTCTTTATTCATCCAATAAAAACTCTGCAAAAACCTGATTACTTAAGTCAATTCCTCTTTGCGTCAGTGCGATTCCCTCTTCTGTTTGTCTTAATAAATCACTTTCTAAAAAATCTGAAATCACCTTACTATAAACCTCTGTCATCTCCACGCCAAAGCGCTCAAAAAATACTTTGAACGATACCCCCTCTGTCAAGCGAAGCCCCAGAAACATAAATTCC is a genomic window containing:
- the trpE gene encoding anthranilate synthase component I, whose protein sequence is MSMKPNAETISKLAEKYEMIPIAKEIYADVITPISLLRRISKHHHRYFLLESIEGGEKWGRYSFLGFNPIMRITCRNGAVVVEENGERKLIGEEPFEALRKLMKQYKAPKLPDMPPFTGGLVGYFAYSVIGYCEPTLDISKDEIDDYDFMLFDKVIAYDHLKQKIQIIVNMKTDQVLENYGEAISEIENLSAFITNQMPTERETTKSVPHFTCNFTKEEFCQAVERVKEYIYDGDIFQAVISRRFETDYNDSLLNAYRVLRTTNPSPYMVFMQCDNTQILSASPETLVKLRDGKISTFPIAGSRPRGLTEEEDTAFEKELMADEKELSEHNMLVDLARNDIGRIAKPLTVSVAEYMKVIKYSKIMHICSEVNGELREGLDAYDAVKAILPAGTLSGAPKVRACEIIEETERCPRGIYGGALGYIDFTGNLDTCIAIRMAVKKNNKVFVQAGGGIVADSVGESEYLESENKAKAVINAIINAKEANDL
- a CDS encoding PhzF family phenazine biosynthesis protein, with protein sequence MKYFVVDAFAENVFGGNPAGVCVLEEQLSKEMMQSIAAENNLSETAFVFKRELGKYDLKWFTPIVEIDLCGHATLGAAFVVANFIDKEVVKMEFSTLSGILTVTKSGDLLEMDFPSWMPMEIKVTEEMEKAIGARPLEAYLSRDLILLLEDEKSVIELKPDFEKVEKLKEGMLLVATAKGTEFDFVSRCFVPKAGIDEDPVTGSAHSTLIPYWANKLGKEEMVAKQVSQRGGVLHCKNAGERVQIRGGAILYLKGEIFV
- a CDS encoding PLP-dependent aminotransferase family protein → MPVNSFEDYPMSWKPEKSKLTQPLYLSLAKLLEQDIKDGTLVPHTKLPPQRELADYLDINLSTVTKAFKLCQLNGFLYAVIGRGTFVSPNAGVSIAIQDTKTNRNTIEFGIIKPLDFMNQYTEDAMKKVLANSSVDSLLDYSAPFGSPYQKSAALKWFSKFGLHPHAEDIFFTTGGQNAFAVVLITLFHHGDKIATDRFTYSNFIELANMLNIKLVPIQGDEKGILPEDLEMQCRLQGIQGVYLVPTYSNPVGTLMDTPRKEALAKIIRNQHLTLIEDDIYAFLAPPDYVPLSVFCPQEGCYIASLSKSICPGLRVAIMSVPHRFTALIARGIFNINVKTSSISIETGAYMIHTGIAEEIIEKKKSLAYKRNLIFEQYFPSISPTPLSFCRWLPLPQALYDLPMEQLAMEEGIHLFHSNRFLVGTPPKEQFLRIAISSADTKEDLEYGLEKLKRLLFEDERKVNDFTIII
- a CDS encoding cation diffusion facilitator family transporter, coding for MSVSAKSMIANIILSVGKVAAGVIASSGAMISDGIHSASDVLSTIVVMIGYKLSAKESDEHHQYGHERIECVAALILAGILCATGIVIGYEGVLKIIHANELNLAMPGILALIAAIVSIVVKEGMYWYTRAAANKVNSGALMADAWHHRSDAMSSIGSMVGIIGARLGYPICDPLASVIICVFIVKAAYDIFMDAINKMLDTACDNETVERMRDIILSQEGVTGIDQMQTRLFGARIYVDVEIAANRHMTLSEAHTIAEQVHEAIENNFQEVKHCMVHVNPAEEDLVGQE
- the dnaJ gene encoding molecular chaperone DnaJ, whose product is MAEKRDYYEILGVGKGASDAELKKAYRKMAVKYHPDQNPGDKEAEAKFKEVNEAYEVLSDSQKRAQYDQFGHSAFEQGGAGGGFYGQGFDMGDLGDIFGSMFGFGGFSGSTRRTGPRRGNDINVNIQLSFAEAAFGCTKEISVSIYDECETCHGTGAKTGTHAESCPKCNGTGQERFVQQSMFGSVTSVRTCSQCQGTGKIIKDPCSTCRGTGKVKKNKKYEVNIPKGIDNGQTIRLANKGEIGENGGGYGDLLVTVYVQPDPMFIRKGFDVYCDVPITFVQAALGGEITIKTIDGEQKYSVKPGTQPETVVTLRGVGVPNLRNPKVRGNQVVTLKVQIPIDLNEKQKDLLRQFYKDEAVNTNESKSASEEKKSFSEKMKDLFKE
- the dnaK gene encoding molecular chaperone DnaK; translated protein: MGKIIGIDLGTTNSCVAVMEGGQPVVIVNSDGARTTPSVVGFAKNGERLVGETAKRQAITNPDNTISSIKRRMGENYKVDIEGKGYSPQEISAMVLQKLKADAESYLGETVSEAVITVPAYFNDAQRQATKDAGRIAGLEVKRIINEPTSAALAYGLDNEHEQKIMVYDLGGGTFDVSIIEIGDGVIEVLSTNGNTRLGGDDFDQRVIDFLVAEFKKAEGMDLSKDKMAMQRLKEAAEKAKKELSTVTTTNINLPFITMNQDGPKHLDVTLSRAKFDELTADLVDGTMGPVRQALSDAGLNASEIDKVLLVGGSTRMPSVQDAVKKYTGKEPFKGINPDECVAVGAAIQGGKLAGDEGAGSVLLLDVTPLSLGIETLGGVATKLIDRNTTIPTNKKQVFSTADDNQTAVDIHVVQGERPLAKDNKTLGRFKLDGIAPARRGVPQIEVSFDIDANGIVNVSAKDLGTGKEQKITITAGSNLSDDEIEKAVKEAEQFAEDDRKRKEAIDAKNEADSLIFQTEKTLGELEGKLSDEEKSAVEAELSKLKDTAKDMNAETMTEADVERLKAATEALTQEFYKISEKLYQQAQAAQGADPNGADPNVVDGEGKEL
- the grpE gene encoding nucleotide exchange factor GrpE: MAENKDREEALKEEVLQEEILQEEMVETTEQEEQESEVTEGEIVDDTSEKIAKLEQQAAENFDKYQRSLAEFDNFRKRTMKEKATMYDDGVRDTVEKLLSVVDNLERAVAAQEGKAEENDSFLKGVQMILKQFQEILHGLGVEEIKALGEKFDPNLHAAVAHEDDENYGENEIILEMLKGYQYKDKVIRHSMVKVAN
- the hrcA gene encoding heat-inducible transcriptional repressor HrcA; amino-acid sequence: MSLNDRKIQILQAIINDYIETAEPVGSRTIAKKYNLGISSATIRNEMSDLEEMGFIMQPHASSGRIPSDLGYRLYVDHLMQKRELSLDEQGYLQSVISRDISQIDYLMEETAKVLSALTNYTTFISEPVGQRARIKQIRLLPLDMASVLLVIVTEDNFMKNHVIKVGTAPDDDIIFQIGTYLNRAFQGCALQQIDQGVIQRLQIELGDYKGLLGPILRALENTMQAAEKVQVHMSGAKNMLAFPEFSDISKAKSLFQTLEEKDVLVTLLEESKCNDLQILIGSENTVQGMKDCSVITATYKLSDDTRGTIGIVGPTRMDYSQVVSVLNGMVKNIERVLRNLTDNNNKDNKDG